From Podospora bellae-mahoneyi strain CBS 112042 chromosome 5, whole genome shotgun sequence:
ACTTGCTGGGACAAACCCGTATTTGTGGCAGAATCCATGTAACCGCTCATTATCAGGCGGATCACCACAGGCCGGTGTTTTCGAACTACGCCTGTCGAACTGTCCCCGGTCGACAATTCATCAAACGTCAAGGAAATGGTCGTGGTCCTCCAGATTCCTGGCGACGGCATCTCGTGCCGTGGTAGCAGGTATTGAAGGAGCTAACGGATGCGTCCCGCTCCATCGCGATGGCAAGTTTCGTCAAAGCTCTCTGCGACGCGAATGCGAGAGCAGTGGATATTGGCATGGAGATGCTTGATGAAAAAAGGGTTCAAGAAGGTCGCAGGCGAATAGCGATTAAGATTCCCAGATGCTAGAGGTTGTAACGAGCGAAAGATGGCATCAAATGCGTCATATGGTTCGGGATGCCAGGGTACTACGGCCCGTGAAATGGTGGTCTGGAGCCGACGTAGACCGGAATCTTGAATGTTGGGTTGACGCAAAAACCATCGATATGCAGCCTGAGGTGTGATCAGATCTCCATTCCAAATAGACACATCTTCAAAGGCCTGACTGAGAATATCGCGTTCTGTGTCGAGATAGACCGAGTTACTGGGATACAGAAACCCGATTGACCTGCCTCCGAGCAAGGCTTGATTGCGGAGCCAGCGCGTCGCCTCGGACCGGGCTTCGTGACAGACAAGGAGCAGTACTGAAGGTGCTCTACAGCAAACCCGCCAGGGTATCGATGGTTTATTCTCAGTTGTCGGGTCCAGAATAGGTGGACGAGCGCTGAATGGTTGGCCGACGAGTCGGGCATCCAACAACGTGTAGGTGCCCGCTGTTGGCTCATGACGCGGGCTGACGTGGACAAGCCGTGAGTGATCTGGCCCAAGCCGTTTGGCAATGAGAAATTCCCTCCAGATAGCGACTCTGATCTTAGCGGGAGTCTGGGGAAGCGGGGGAATGACTGTGAGCTTGTCATGATTGTGACTTCGAAATTGGCTTCGATATAATGAAGGATACTGAGTGGTAGGGCTGACAGGGTATTAGTCACAGTCAGTGTTCAGGCGGTTCTGAGAACTTCACTCACCGGCTTTTGACATCGGATTTGTGTACCCAGGTGTGTCTCGTAAAACTTGCCAAGTAGACTGAACTATCAAAGTTGCGATGTACCGAGGTGAAAGGTAGAAGAGTGCCAGATTGTGAAAATAAGACTCAAGTCGTCTCCCAGCCAGCAGAAACAAAGAGCAAATGATACGAATAAGAAAGTGGGAAAATGTGATGAGTTAAGGTATTCGCTGCTATTGTCAGGAACAATTCACTCCGGCACCTGGAGTGCAACTGGCAGAATATTACCGGCACGTGAGGTGCATCTTATCGATTAGATCACACAATCCTCCACACTCTAGTCTTCCCAAGATAGCCCCTGGGGGACCGCGACCTGATacttccaacctcctcatccacctcttGTATCCTGCCTGGATTCTCCTGATACACCACCGTCCTGCTCCAGCTAGCCACCAgcctctccacccccacctTATCCAACGCGTGTGGACATACTTTGACAAATGTCCAGTCTTCACCATGTTGCCTCAACAACATGGCCAGCCCAGGGTAAATCTCGaccaaaacctcctctcgGTCCAACCGCTTGACCTCCACCGTCTGAATCGtatcctcgccatctccctgtCCGGTCCAGGCAAAGAAGCCCCTTACTATCCTCGGTCTCATAATTTTCAtgaccttgttcttgaggTCGAACTCTAGGGCCTTGTCCTTTTGAGAAGAATATCTCGATCGGGCAGGAAAGTCAGCAGCACCTTGCAAGGCCTTTGAGTTGGGCCAAGGCACAGTCCAGTCTGCAGCCCAAGACGGCAAGCCCTTGATGGCTGGTGAAGACTTGATCAGTGACAAAAAGAACCCAGGTCCGTGTCGCCGGATAAGAAGGGCCGAGTATCCTGCGTACACTTGCGCCACAGGCGTGAAATAGCTGACCTTGTCCAACTCTTCTCGACCAGCTCCCACTCCATCCAGCCAGTGAGCGATATTGAGAACCCCAAAGATCTTGTCTCTCGGGTCTTCACACTGTCTGCCCCTTGTCTCGATCAGCAGATCCAGCAGATGCGAGCCTCGCGAGCTCCTTTCTTGGCTAGCAACGGGCTTTTGTCGTAGCAAAACAAAGACCCTGCCCACGTCGATATCCCCTTGGCCTTGAGACATCAGCATGCTCAACAGATGCATAGCCCGCTCTCCAGCTGTCTCTCGATTACCGCACACCACTCggatcctcttcatctctgGGAGGGAAGCCTCCTGCAGCACCCAGACTCTCTTGAACCACCGTCTGGAAAAGTATTCTCTCAGAACCCGGTGCAAGTCACTCGGCTCCGGCGGTCGCCTGGGTATTACCCCCATCGAGTAGACCATCCGCAGCTCCCTCAGCAACCTTTTTACCCTTTCAGAATATCCTCTTATCAGCCgacccatctcctccaatcGTACGGCGACGTCGTTGCTGACCTCTTGCAGCTTGCCGAGGACGCCTTCTGGCCGGTGAAGAAACTGAAGGGCCGACTGTGGACTAAACAAACCCCCAGATGGCACCGCCAGTTTCTCAGCATCAATATCATTGAGCCAGTCGTACAGCCCATCTGTCTGTGGCGTTCCCTCACCGGTGTACACCACCACGTGTCTCGCCGAGACAAATATCCTCGACATGAGCTTCACCTGCTGACTCCTTTCCTCAAGATCAGCCTGGTTGATACACACAGCATCGATCCACACCGTCCTGCTTTTGCCCTTCCGCCGCAGTCGTCGCATCGCCAGCTCACAGTTGTGGCCTATCCCAAGCTGTCGGTACATCCCCCTTTTCGCATTGAACACCAGCGAGATGTGCCCGCTCTTTGCAgtctcaccctcctcatcagcccAGGTATACGACAGCGCATCGTACGTCGGGTTCGTTTGCAGATCCACAATCCTAATCTCCCCCTTCAGCGGGGCCATGTAATCCCCCTCGGGGAAAATAGTCAACAGCCTCACCGAAGTGGGCGTGCCCAACATTTCAAAAGTATACCGCTTTgtctccttgagctcctcctctttcttctccccccccttttccaccacaggcctctccctcaacttcatccctccccaaacctgCACCCTCAACCACAGGTTCTGCACCTCCCTCGGCAAATCCACCAtctgcctccccaacctcttccactcGTTGATATCCCCTGCCCTTCGACACAGTCCCACCGCCCACCAGATCACGAGCACCACTTGCACGATGCACATGATCCATAACACCAAGATAGTGATGCATGGTATACCATAGCTCCATGCGATTCCCTTTAGACACTTTCTTGATATCTCTCTTGGAGATATACCGTCTCGTCTCCCACGGTAGATCTGAACAGTAATAATACCCGGCCAGGAGACAGGAATAAAAGGCATGAGGACAACAACGAGAAAGATGAGAGGGATGGCGAGGGGAAGCGGAACGATAAACAAGCCCCCCATTATGTATCTTTGCAAACTCGATAATGAAAGCTCAAGCAATGTAGCAAAAGAGATAAAAGATATTGACCATTGTTTTGGCCGTAAGGAGCGTCatgagaaaaaaagaaagagctGTTGGTCAAAAAGAGTGACGAGTCAGCCTCGCAGCTGCGCTGtaacaaaccaccacacacccaTCCGCCACGCCGCCCTGGAGCTGAAGATGCAGATGCAACCAGCCGCAAGCAAGTGAGATCTGGGGCGTCGGGAATCGAGTCTGATTCAGATTTGGCGGGCTGTGTTGTCTCCACACACATGCACCATCTCTCCCAAAATCGTCAACTCAAGTGGCCATTTCCCGAGGCGACGGCGCCGGTGTAGAATGCGTGATAAAAATACGTCGGTGACGAAAGAGTAAAAGAATGACTGAGCGAAGGTGTAGAATACTCGGTGAGGAAAGGAAAGTGTTGACTAAAGCGTTGGTCTACAACGgtgtggagagagagaggcctTGGCACGGAGTATCCCGAGGTTCGCTCAAAGTCATTAAACGCAAGTGCTACCTTTACCCAACATCAGGACATGAACATGTGCATTTTTCACAGAGTTTTTATCCGTGCGTAACATCATAAAAGTACAATTTTTTTGCCCCGCCAAGGGTATCAACCTACTACCATCACCTCACAAACTCATTCAGAGACTTTGCGTCTTCAAAGCTGACCTTGCCATCCCCCTTCACGTTGGCAATGTAAATCTTTGTCGGTTGATCCTCCGCCTTCTTATCCTGAGTCCTGGGGTGAGTGGTCAGCTCAACAGCCTCTGGTATTACGCCCGCCTTGGCATCTGCAATCTCATTGACGTCGTCCTTGGTCAAGACATCCCTAACCCGAACACCGCGGCTGGACATGAGGATGGTTCTCGGCCCTTGAAAGTGGAGGAATAGCCTGTCACCCCATATCGTCCTTCTGGTGGCCGTTCTCAGGCTAAACAGAAAGCTGGAAAGTCCTTTGTAGATCGAGGTATCGCGCATAGCGTTCCAGAATCTGGCCACTCGGTCGGGTATGAACCTCTGGGAGGCGGCTTTTATCGAACTCGGGACGGCGGGAATTTGGAAGCTTAAGGTGGTGCTCTTGAGACGGAAGGGCCGTGGGGGGTTCTTGTTGATGGTATAAGCGACCACGTGTGATGGGTGTAAaacaatctcctccccttccttgAGAACCATATCATAGACCTGTCCTGGCGCCGAGAGAGCCGCCAACCCTCGGCCAGTGATATATGTGTTGCCCCAGTGTGCCAGCGACAAGCCTTGCTGGATGCGGGGCGATAATCTTAACGTGTGACCTGTCCAAGCAAGAAGCGCATTCCTTTGTGCAACCATCCAGTCGGTTGTGCCATCGAGACGGAGAATAGAGAAGGTTGTGTTGGCAGACTTGGTGGCTATTAAGGCGGTAACTGGGCTCGTGGAGGTTATGCGCTGGTAGAGGAACGGGATGCCGAGAAAGGCTCGGCTCGTGGGGGAGAGAATCGAGAGGGCGGAGTGTAGCTGGGAAACAAACGATCAGTTCCCATAACCAACATGAAGCTAGATTTGAAGGAGCCATACATTTTCCACCTTGCCGCCTACTGACACCAAGGTACCTCGTCTTGTGTAGAGCCGCTGGGATGCCGAGAGGGAAACCGACAGCAGGGAATGTGGAGCGCCAATAACCTCGAATTGGGCATCTTGAAGCTGTCAGCAATacaatcccatccccacaCTAGGTAGGTGTCCAGGTTGCAGGAGCCTACCCGTCTGAGCAGCGCGGCCTGCGTCAAAGGCATCGGGGCCTGGCCGGTTGGTGGGGGATGCGCTAATCTGAACTGTTCGACATTGCCAGCAAACAAAGCTTGGCCTCGAGgagagggttgtggtggttggtcgTGTTAGCCTTGTTGTTTGAGATAGCCTGAGAAGAGGCGCTTGACCGCGCATTGTGGCCTTGAAACCACAGCGAGtggctcgtcgtcgtcgttaTTCCTGCGGATGTCGAGACTTGGGGATGTGGAAAATGCAGGTCCCGGTAAATTCCATGGAACCAAGCTTGGGATGACACAAACCCGTTCGAGCACTGGACTTGGCACCGACATCTTCAAAAGCACAGGCCACCTGCCAGCTCCCAAAGACAGCGCTCTCCACAGCGGCCACCCGCCAGGGTTTAGTGGAGACAGCCTCTGTTGCCTTGGTGATTAACCCTCAAATTTGACGTGGCTGGCGCTAAAAACACCGGGTCCACTCGCTTCAGTCGGAGCACGGGCACCAATTTGTTGGAGGCATTGACGGGAAATGCCCACCTGAGCACACTTGCATTCGTTGCAGCCTCACCGCCTCCCATCAACAAATCGGCGTCTGCTTTCCTCGCCTTCACGCCGTATGCCTTGATCCGATAATTCGAAGCCCTCCACGAAATGTCGGTTCGCGTTGTCGCCAGAATACGCCCTCTTCTCGAAAAAGAGCTGGACAAGGACGTCATTGTCACGGCCGACAGAGCCCAGGATGGCAAGCCCTTGACCATTGTCAAGATCCCGAGCCCCAAGAACGAGGCCGAAGAGTTCTCGTTCGCCTTCAACAGTGTCTACGACCAGGCCACCACCCAGGAGGAATTGTTCACCGCTGAAGGCATGTCCACCCGCTGGGCATCGACGTGTTTCCGGAACCGAGACTAACCGTAGAACAGTGGCGCCGCACTTGAAGGCGTTGTTCCAGGGCTATGATGTGACAATCTTTGCCTATGGAGTGACAGGTACGGGCAAGACGCACACGATGCGTGGTGGGCTTAAGCTGGCCGAGCGTGGTGTCATCCCCCGGCTCTTGAGTAACGTCTTCCGTAGAGGCAAGAAACTGGCCAAGGACAGCAACGGGGAGACAACGGTGGATGTGGCCTTGTCCTACTACGAAATCTACAATGACAAGGTGTTTGACTTGTTGGAGCCACCGGAGAAGCGGACCCCTTCTGGTCTTCCACTGCGCGAGAAGGACGGCAAGacaatggtggtgggtttgtcGGAGCGAACGTGCGAGGACCTCAAGGATTTTGAGAAGCTGTACATTgaagccaacaacaaccgagTGACAGCTGCCACCAAACTCAATgcccacagcagcagaagccaCGCCATCTTGCGGGTCAAGGTGACACAAACGACGGGAGACATGGTCCGGGAGAGCACGGCTTCTGCCATTGACCTGGCCGGCTCGGAAGATAACCGGCGGACGGACAATGGCAAGGAAAGGCTGATTGAGTCGGCCGCCATCAATAAGTCGCTTTTCGTGCTGAGTCAGTGCATCGATGCTATTTCCCGTGGCGACAAGCGCATTCCATATCGGGAGTCCAAGATGACACGGATCCTGTCGCTCGGCCAGAACAACGGCATTACCATCATGATCCTCAATCTGGCCCCCATTCGCAGCTACCACCTCGACACGATCAGCAGCTTAAACGTTAGTTCCCGGGCCAAGCGCATCGAGGTTCGCGAAATTGAGAATGAGGTTGTGTTCAAGCAGCTACCGCGGAGCactgttgggttgggtggcCCCAATGTCATTCGTCAGCCTCTTCGGCCATTGGCGAATGCACACAATGTTGCCACGGGTACTGTTCTCGCGGCGAAAgctgctgagaaggctgccgagaAAGCCGACAAGCCGGCCAAGGCTTTTATGGTTTATACTGACAAGAAGCCTGCCGCTGCCCCAGCACGGCCCGTGCCTGCTGTAGCtaacacctcctccaagctccaGCCTCCAATGGTGATCACCAAACGGATTTCGGATGTCACGGATTCGGCGCTCAGGCCATCAAAGCTCGCCCGCCCTACCCAAATCGGTCTTCCCCGCTCAGCAGTAGCTGCACCGGCTAAGGAACAGCAACTATCTATCTCGGCAGCGCAGATCGAAGCtatggtggagaagaaggtggccgAGATTCTTGCCTCGCGCGCTGCCGAACTCACTCCCCCCGCGACGACTCCTGAGCCTGCCGCACAACCCAAGGAAGAGATCAGCGAAGACGTGAAACGGCGGTTGGAAGCCTTGGAGAAGCGTATCGAGAAGGAATCATCCCGAGAGGACGGGCGGTCGGAAGGTCTACGCTTGTTGCTGCAGGCACGCCAAGCGAAGGAGagaggcgaagaggaggaaacgCTGCGGCTGTACGAGAGCGCATTGCCGTACTTCCCCGGACAGACAAAACTGTTGGCGAAGATTGAAAAGCTGAAGATCAAATTGGGAAAGATGGCGCCAGAGGAGCGGACAACACCCaggaagaccaagaagattCTGGTGCTGAGAGATGAGGACGGAGAATATGATGGGACAGAGGCCGATGTCGAGGATGATGTTCCTCTCCGTCAGCGTAAGACGTCTAAGAAGAAGGTGTCCAAGGCATcagatggagaagagagtACGGGGCCAGCTTCGCCCAGGACACAGCAGCTGCTGGATATTGTCAACTCCAGAGATTTGGCGCTTATCAAGGGCCTGCATGGGTTTGGGGCCAAGAAGGCGCAGGATCTGGTTGATGTCCTCAATCTTAAGGGGGATGGCACCGACGAGGTCAAGAGGATTGCGTCATTGTCGCAGCTGAAAATGCTGCCCGGCATTGGCACCCGGACTGTGGAGAGGGCCTATGAAGGGCTCACTCTGGAGGCGTAAAAGTTTTCgttttatttttcttctttgggTATTGTCTGTTTAGCATGGCCTGGAGTTTTGAGATTCATTA
This genomic window contains:
- a CDS encoding hypothetical protein (COG:Z; EggNog:ENOG503NWYH) produces the protein MSVRVVARIRPLLEKELDKDVIVTADRAQDGKPLTIVKIPSPKNEAEEFSFAFNSVYDQATTQEELFTAEVAPHLKALFQGYDVTIFAYGVTGTGKTHTMRGGLKLAERGVIPRLLSNVFRRGKKLAKDSNGETTVDVALSYYEIYNDKVFDLLEPPEKRTPSGLPLREKDGKTMVVGLSERTCEDLKDFEKLYIEANNNRVTAATKLNAHSSRSHAILRVKVTQTTGDMVRESTASAIDLAGSEDNRRTDNGKERLIESAAINKSLFVLSQCIDAISRGDKRIPYRESKMTRILSLGQNNGITIMILNLAPIRSYHLDTISSLNVSSRAKRIEVREIENEVVFKQLPRSTVGLGGPNVIRQPLRPLANAHNVATGTVLAAKAAEKAAEKADKPAKAFMVYTDKKPAAAPARPVPAVANTSSKLQPPMVITKRISDVTDSALRPSKLARPTQIGLPRSAVAAPAKEQQLSISAAQIEAMVEKKVAEILASRAAELTPPATTPEPAAQPKEEISEDVKRRLEALEKRIEKESSREDGRSEGLRLLLQARQAKERGEEEETLRLYESALPYFPGQTKLLAKIEKLKIKLGKMAPEERTTPRKTKKILVLRDEDGEYDGTEADVEDDVPLRQRKTSKKKVSKASDGEESTGPASPRTQQLLDIVNSRDLALIKGLHGFGAKKAQDLVDVLNLKGDGTDEVKRIASLSQLKMLPGIGTRTVERAYEGLTLEA
- a CDS encoding hypothetical protein (EggNog:ENOG503PCS8; COG:S); amino-acid sequence: MGGLFIVPLPLAIPLIFLVVVLMPFIPVSWPGIITVQIYRGRRDGISPREISRKCLKGIAWSYGIPCITILVLWIMCIVQVVLVIWWAVGLCRRAGDINEWKRLGRQMVDLPREVQNLWLRVQVWGGMKLRERPVVEKGGEKKEEELKETKRYTFEMLGTPTSVRLLTIFPEGDYMAPLKGEIRIVDLQTNPTYDALSYTWADEEGETAKSGHISLVFNAKRGMYRQLGIGHNCELAMRRLRRKGKSRTVWIDAVCINQADLEERSQQVKLMSRIFVSARHVVVYTGEGTPQTDGLYDWLNDIDAEKLAVPSGGLFSPQSALQFLHRPEGVLGKLQEVSNDVAVRLEEMGRLIRGYSERVKRLLRELRMVYSMGVIPRRPPEPSDLHRVLREYFSRRWFKRVWVLQEASLPEMKRIRVVCGNRETAGERAMHLLSMLMSQGQGDIDVGRVFVLLRQKPVASQERSSRGSHLLDLLIETRGRQCEDPRDKIFGVLNIAHWLDGVGAGREELDKVSYFTPVAQVYAGYSALLIRRHGPGFFLSLIKSSPAIKGLPSWAADWTVPWPNSKALQGAADFPARSRYSSQKDKALEFDLKNKVMKIMRPRIVRGFFAWTGQGDGEDTIQTVEVKRLDREEVLVEIYPGLAMLLRQHGEDWTFVKVCPHALDKVGVERLVASWSRTVVYQENPGRIQEVDEEVGSIRSRSPRGYLGKTRVWRIV
- the AIM24 gene encoding Altered inheritance of mitochondria protein 24, mitochondrial (EggNog:ENOG503NXJ1; COG:S) — encoded protein: MRGQAPLLRLSQTTRLTRPTTTTLSSRPSFVCWQCRTVQISASPTNRPGPDAFDAGRAAQTDAQFEVIGAPHSLLSVSLSASQRLYTRRGTLVSVGGKVENLHSALSILSPTSRAFLGIPFLYQRITSTSPVTALIATKSANTTFSILRLDGTTDWMVAQRNALLAWTGHTLRLSPRIQQGLSLAHWGNTYITGRGLAALSAPGQVYDMVLKEGEEIVLHPSHVVAYTINKNPPRPFRLKSTTLSFQIPAVPSSIKAASQRFIPDRVARFWNAMRDTSIYKGLSSFLFSLRTATRRTIWGDRLFLHFQGPRTILMSSRGVRVRDVLTKDDVNEIADAKAGVIPEAVELTTHPRTQDKKAEDQPTKIYIANVKGDGKVSFEDAKSLNEFVR